The Pseudomonas azadiae genome contains a region encoding:
- the moaD gene encoding molybdopterin converting factor subunit 1 yields the protein MSINVLFFARYSEAIGLDSLEMEGDFATVDAVRQALAGEPDFAVLNETSLMCARNQELCSLDEPLQAGDEVAFFPPVTGG from the coding sequence ATGAGCATCAACGTATTGTTTTTTGCGCGCTACAGCGAAGCGATCGGCTTGGATTCCCTGGAGATGGAAGGTGACTTTGCGACCGTCGACGCCGTGCGCCAGGCGCTGGCGGGTGAGCCTGACTTCGCAGTGCTCAACGAAACCAGCCTGATGTGCGCGCGCAACCAGGAACTGTGCAGCCTGGACGAGCCGCTGCAAGCCGGCGATGAAGTCGCGTTTTTCCCACCCGTGACCGGAGGCTGA
- a CDS encoding type II toxin-antitoxin system MqsA family antitoxin: MRTQQCMSCGTHDAMQHFEGRTFTINTRGMVRDIPDIAGWECEVCHEVEFDHDDDSAERYCKASDLLLIDARKIIAAEMKRIRHKLHLTQKDAVRLFTVRGHNAFSRYERAEIFPPQPLLTLMRLLDKHPHLLAEIEALNVGDDLNRLLIAKDAQPLAAQAS, encoded by the coding sequence ATGAGAACCCAGCAATGCATGAGCTGCGGAACCCATGACGCAATGCAGCATTTCGAAGGTCGCACCTTCACGATCAACACACGGGGAATGGTTCGGGACATTCCGGACATTGCAGGCTGGGAATGCGAGGTCTGTCATGAAGTTGAATTCGATCACGACGACGACAGTGCGGAGCGTTATTGCAAGGCGTCCGATCTGCTGTTGATCGACGCGCGTAAAATCATCGCCGCAGAAATGAAGCGAATCCGCCACAAACTGCACCTCACGCAAAAAGACGCTGTGAGGCTCTTCACCGTCCGCGGGCACAATGCATTCTCTCGCTACGAACGGGCTGAGATTTTTCCGCCGCAACCGTTACTCACATTGATGCGCCTACTGGATAAACACCCCCACTTGCTCGCAGAGATAGAGGCTCTCAATGTAGGGGACGACCTGAACCGACTGCTCATCGCAAAAGATGCGCAACCGCTCGCAGCACAAGCCTCCTGA
- a CDS encoding amino acid ABC transporter ATP-binding protein: MSEAIKQPVSPEGIIQMQGVNKWYGQFHVLKDINLNVKQGERIVLCGPSGSGKSTTIRCLNRLEEHQQGRIVVDGVELTNDLKQIEAIRREVGMVFQHFNLFPHLTILQNCTLAPMWVRKMPKRKAEEIAMHYLERVRIPEQAHKFPGQLSGGQQQRVAIARALCMKPKIMLFDEPTSALDPEMVKEVLDTMIGLAEDGMTMLCVTHEMGFARTVANRVIFMDKGEIVEQAAPNDFFDNPQNDRTKLFLSQILH; the protein is encoded by the coding sequence ATGAGCGAAGCGATCAAACAGCCTGTGAGCCCTGAAGGCATTATCCAGATGCAGGGCGTCAACAAGTGGTACGGCCAGTTCCACGTGTTGAAAGACATCAACCTCAACGTCAAGCAAGGCGAGCGTATCGTGCTGTGCGGGCCGTCGGGGTCGGGCAAGTCCACCACCATCCGCTGCCTCAACCGTCTGGAAGAACACCAGCAGGGCCGCATCGTGGTCGATGGCGTGGAACTGACCAACGACCTCAAGCAGATCGAAGCGATCCGCCGTGAAGTCGGCATGGTGTTCCAGCACTTCAACCTGTTCCCGCACCTGACCATCCTGCAGAACTGCACGCTGGCGCCGATGTGGGTGCGCAAGATGCCCAAGCGCAAGGCCGAGGAAATCGCCATGCACTATCTTGAGCGCGTGCGCATTCCGGAGCAGGCCCACAAGTTTCCGGGGCAACTGTCCGGCGGCCAGCAACAGCGCGTGGCGATTGCCCGTGCGTTGTGCATGAAGCCGAAAATCATGCTGTTCGATGAGCCGACCTCGGCGCTCGACCCGGAAATGGTGAAAGAGGTGCTCGACACCATGATCGGCCTGGCCGAGGACGGCATGACCATGTTGTGCGTAACCCACGAAATGGGGTTTGCGCGCACCGTGGCCAACCGTGTCATCTTCATGGACAAGGGCGAGATCGTTGAGCAGGCGGCGCCGAATGACTTCTTCGACAACCCGCAGAATGATCGGACCAAGTTGTTCTTGAGCCAGATTTTGCATTGA
- a CDS encoding type II toxin-antitoxin system MqsR family toxin, protein MEKYTPHYDLALVKKEVVRLGYRAFTATARQDARKMELSPDQMQQVVCALEKRMLYKSMTTYADPRVWQDVYLIKIYGTEIYIKVTYRPGGGPPVISFKEKSL, encoded by the coding sequence ATGGAAAAGTACACACCTCATTACGATTTGGCCTTGGTGAAAAAAGAGGTCGTCCGTTTAGGTTACAGAGCGTTCACTGCCACCGCGCGGCAAGATGCTCGAAAAATGGAGCTGAGCCCTGACCAGATGCAACAGGTGGTCTGCGCCCTTGAGAAACGAATGTTGTACAAATCAATGACGACCTATGCAGACCCACGGGTATGGCAGGACGTCTACCTGATCAAGATTTACGGCACGGAGATTTACATCAAGGTTACTTACCGCCCAGGCGGTGGTCCTCCCGTAATCTCCTTCAAGGAGAAATCCCTATGA
- a CDS encoding alpha/beta hydrolase, with the protein MTEPLILQPAKPADACVIWLHGLGADRYDFLPVAEALQESLLTTRFVLPQAPTRPVTINGGYEMPSWYDIKAMSPARSISLQELEVSAKMVTDLIEAQKRTGIDASRIFLAGFSQGGAVVFHTAFLNWEGPLGGVIALSTYAPTFGDELELSASQQRIPTLCLHGQYDEVVQNAMGRSAFEHLKSRGVTVTWQEYPMGHEVLPQEIHDIGAWLTARLG; encoded by the coding sequence ATGACCGAACCCTTGATTCTTCAGCCCGCCAAGCCCGCAGACGCCTGCGTCATCTGGTTGCATGGCCTGGGTGCCGATCGCTACGACTTCCTGCCGGTGGCCGAAGCGCTGCAGGAAAGTTTGCTGACCACCCGCTTCGTTCTGCCCCAGGCACCGACCCGTCCGGTGACCATCAACGGCGGCTACGAGATGCCCAGCTGGTACGACATCAAGGCCATGAGCCCGGCCCGTTCGATCAGCCTGCAAGAGCTGGAAGTGTCGGCAAAGATGGTGACAGACCTGATCGAAGCGCAGAAGAGAACCGGAATAGACGCTTCGCGGATTTTCCTCGCGGGGTTTTCCCAAGGCGGCGCCGTGGTTTTCCACACCGCCTTCCTGAATTGGGAAGGCCCGTTGGGTGGCGTGATCGCCCTCTCCACTTATGCGCCGACCTTCGGTGATGAGCTGGAGCTATCCGCCAGCCAACAGCGCATTCCTACGCTGTGCCTGCACGGCCAGTACGACGAGGTGGTACAGAACGCCATGGGCCGCAGCGCCTTCGAGCACTTGAAGAGCCGTGGTGTCACCGTGACATGGCAGGAATACCCAATGGGGCACGAAGTGTTACCCCAGGAGATACACGATATCGGCGCCTGGTTGACCGCGCGCCTGGGCTGA
- a CDS encoding CynX/NimT family MFS transporter, protein MTPESKLEELLIDAEADDEVVQHSHPRVLRPWLLLLGLVLVALNLRPALSSLSPLLSEVSGSLGLSAARAGLLTTLPVLCLGLFAPLAPLLARRFGAERVVLGILLTLAAGIILRSSFGEAGLFAGSLVAGASIGIIGVLLPGIVKRDFASQAGTMTGVYTMALCLGAALAAGATVPLSHYFGDSWHIGLGFWMVPALVAALCWLPQVGQKHAAHQVAYRVKGLLRDPLAWQVTLYMGLQSSLAYIVFGWVPSILISRGLSATEAGLALSGSIIVQLLSALTAPWLATRGKDQRLAIVLVMLLTLGGLFGCLYAPLDGLWGWAILLGLGQGGTFSLALTLIVLRSRDAHVAANLSGMAQGIGYTLASLGPLAVGVLHDWTGGWGATGWVFGVIGVGAIIAGWGAGRALYVGVTSEKA, encoded by the coding sequence ATGACCCCCGAAAGCAAACTTGAAGAACTGTTAATTGACGCCGAGGCCGATGATGAAGTGGTGCAACACAGCCATCCGCGGGTGCTTCGCCCGTGGTTGTTGCTGTTGGGCCTGGTGCTGGTGGCGCTGAATTTGCGCCCGGCGCTGTCGAGCTTGTCGCCGCTGCTGAGCGAGGTGTCCGGCAGCCTCGGGCTGTCGGCCGCCAGGGCCGGTCTGCTGACCACCTTGCCGGTGCTGTGCCTGGGTCTGTTTGCGCCGCTGGCGCCGCTCCTGGCGCGCCGGTTTGGCGCCGAGCGCGTGGTACTGGGGATTTTGCTGACCCTCGCCGCGGGCATCATCCTGCGCAGTAGTTTCGGTGAAGCCGGTCTGTTCGCCGGCAGCCTGGTCGCCGGCGCGAGCATCGGCATCATCGGCGTTCTGCTGCCCGGCATCGTCAAGCGCGACTTCGCCAGCCAGGCCGGCACCATGACCGGTGTCTACACCATGGCGCTGTGCCTGGGCGCGGCGTTGGCGGCGGGGGCAACGGTGCCGTTGAGTCATTACTTTGGTGACAGCTGGCACATCGGCCTGGGCTTCTGGATGGTCCCCGCGTTGGTGGCGGCGCTGTGCTGGCTGCCGCAGGTCGGCCAGAAACACGCGGCGCATCAAGTGGCCTATCGGGTAAAGGGATTGCTGCGCGATCCGCTGGCCTGGCAAGTGACGTTGTACATGGGCCTGCAGTCGTCCCTGGCCTACATCGTATTTGGCTGGGTGCCCTCGATTCTGATCAGCCGTGGCCTGAGCGCCACCGAAGCCGGCCTGGCGCTGTCCGGCTCTATCATTGTGCAGCTGCTCAGCGCGCTGACCGCACCGTGGCTGGCCACCCGGGGCAAGGATCAGCGGCTGGCGATTGTGCTGGTGATGCTGCTCACTCTCGGCGGTCTGTTCGGCTGCCTGTATGCACCGCTCGACGGCCTGTGGGGCTGGGCGATTCTGCTGGGCCTGGGGCAGGGCGGCACGTTCAGCCTGGCGCTGACCCTGATCGTACTGCGCTCGCGCGACGCCCACGTCGCCGCCAACCTCTCGGGCATGGCCCAAGGCATCGGCTACACCCTGGCGTCCCTGGGCCCGCTGGCCGTGGGCGTGCTGCATGACTGGACCGGTGGCTGGGGCGCCACCGGCTGGGTGTTCGGCGTGATCGGCGTGGGTGCAATCATCGCCGGCTGGGGGGCGGGTCGAGCCCTTTACGTTGGGGTCACCAGCGAAAAGGCCTGA
- a CDS encoding amino acid ABC transporter permease — translation MSSHTFKPDMPPPNKVFGPMAWMRANLFSSWLNTLLTLLAFYLIYLVVPPILSWAIIDANWVGTTRADCTKEGACWVFIQQRFGQFMYGYYPGDLRWRVDLTVWLAIVGVAPLFISRFQRKAVYGLSFLVLYPIIAFFLLHGGAFGLANVATSQWGGLMLTLVIATVGIAGALPLGIMLALGRRSNMPAIRVVCVTFIEFWRGVPLITVLFMSSVMLPLFLPEGMGIDKLLRALIGVILFQSAYVAEVVRGGLQAIPKGQYEAAAAMGLGYWRSMGLVILPQALKMVIPGIVNTFIALFKDTSLVIIIGLFDLLNSVKQAAADPKWLGMATEGYVFAALVFWIFCFGMSRYSIHLEHKLDTGHKR, via the coding sequence ATGAGTTCACATACATTCAAACCGGATATGCCACCGCCGAACAAGGTCTTCGGGCCAATGGCATGGATGCGCGCCAACCTGTTCTCGAGCTGGCTCAACACGTTGCTGACGTTGCTGGCGTTCTACCTGATCTACCTGGTGGTGCCGCCGATCCTCAGTTGGGCGATCATCGACGCCAACTGGGTCGGCACCACCCGCGCCGATTGCACCAAGGAAGGCGCCTGCTGGGTGTTCATCCAACAGCGCTTCGGGCAGTTCATGTACGGCTACTACCCCGGCGACCTGCGCTGGCGCGTGGACCTCACTGTGTGGCTGGCGATCGTGGGCGTGGCGCCGTTGTTCATCTCGCGTTTCCAGCGCAAGGCGGTCTACGGCCTCAGCTTCCTGGTGCTTTACCCGATCATCGCGTTTTTCCTGCTACACGGCGGCGCGTTCGGGCTGGCCAACGTGGCCACCAGCCAATGGGGCGGCTTGATGCTGACCCTGGTCATCGCCACCGTGGGCATTGCCGGCGCGTTGCCGCTGGGCATCATGCTGGCGTTGGGGCGGCGTTCGAACATGCCGGCGATTCGAGTGGTCTGCGTTACCTTCATCGAGTTCTGGCGTGGCGTGCCGTTGATCACCGTGCTGTTCATGTCTTCGGTGATGCTGCCGCTGTTCCTGCCTGAAGGCATGGGCATCGACAAGCTGCTGCGCGCCTTGATCGGTGTAATCCTGTTCCAGTCGGCCTACGTGGCCGAAGTGGTGCGCGGTGGCTTGCAGGCGATTCCCAAGGGCCAGTACGAAGCGGCCGCGGCGATGGGCCTGGGTTACTGGCGCAGCATGGGCCTGGTGATTCTGCCGCAAGCCCTGAAGATGGTGATCCCCGGCATCGTCAACACCTTTATCGCACTGTTCAAGGACACGAGCCTGGTGATCATCATTGGCCTGTTCGACCTGCTCAACAGCGTCAAGCAAGCCGCCGCCGACCCCAAATGGTTGGGCATGGCCACCGAAGGCTACGTGTTCGCCGCCCTGGTGTTCTGGATTTTCTGTTTTGGTATGTCGCGCTATTCCATTCATTTGGAACACAAGCTCGACACAGGCCACAAGCGTTAG
- the moaC gene encoding cyclic pyranopterin monophosphate synthase MoaC, giving the protein MLTHLDSQGRAHMVDVTDKSVTFREAVAEARVRMLPETLQMIVDGAHPKGDVFAVARIAGIQAAKKTSDLIPLCHPLMLTGVKVELSADGADSVHILARCKLSGQTGVEMEALTAASVAALTIYDMCKAVDRGMTIESIRLLEKLGGKSGHFKADQA; this is encoded by the coding sequence GTGCTGACTCATCTCGATTCCCAAGGTCGCGCCCATATGGTCGACGTCACCGACAAGTCCGTGACCTTCCGTGAGGCGGTGGCCGAAGCGCGCGTGCGCATGTTGCCCGAAACCCTGCAAATGATTGTCGACGGCGCGCACCCCAAGGGCGACGTGTTTGCCGTGGCCCGCATTGCCGGGATCCAGGCGGCGAAAAAAACCAGTGACCTGATCCCCCTGTGCCACCCGCTGATGTTGACCGGGGTCAAGGTCGAACTCAGCGCCGACGGTGCAGACTCGGTGCACATCCTGGCGCGCTGCAAACTCTCCGGCCAGACCGGCGTGGAGATGGAAGCGTTGACCGCCGCCAGCGTCGCCGCATTGACCATCTACGACATGTGCAAGGCCGTGGACCGTGGCATGACCATCGAAAGTATTCGCCTGCTGGAAAAGCTTGGCGGTAAGAGCGGGCACTTCAAGGCGGACCAGGCATGA
- a CDS encoding amino acid ABC transporter permease, producing the protein MQNQIGAPKQKLSFSDPKVRAWLFQIITIVAVVSLGWYLFNNTQTNLQHRGITSGFDFLERSAGFGIAQHLIDYTESDSYARVFVIGLLNTLLVTFIGVILATLLGFVIGVARLSPNWMINKLATVYVEVFRNIPPLLQILFWYFAVFLTMPGPRNSHNFGDTFFVSSRGLNMPAALAADGFWPFVASVVVAIVAIVLMARWANKRFEATGVPFHKFWAGLALFIVIPSLCALIFGAPLHWEMPQLKGFNFVGGWVLIPELLALTLALTVYTAAFIAEIVRSGIKSVSHGQTEAARSLGLRPGPTLRKVIIPQALRVIIPPLTSQYLNLAKNSSLAAGIGYPEMVSLFAGTVLNQTGQAIEVIAITMSVYLAISISISLLMNWYNKRIALIER; encoded by the coding sequence ATGCAAAATCAAATCGGCGCACCCAAGCAGAAGCTCAGCTTCAGCGATCCCAAAGTGCGTGCGTGGCTCTTCCAGATCATCACGATTGTGGCGGTGGTCTCGCTGGGCTGGTACCTCTTCAACAATACCCAGACCAACCTGCAACACCGGGGCATCACCTCGGGGTTCGACTTCCTTGAGCGCAGTGCCGGCTTCGGCATCGCACAGCACCTGATCGACTACACCGAATCGGACAGCTATGCCCGGGTGTTTGTGATCGGTTTGCTCAACACTCTCTTAGTGACGTTCATTGGCGTGATCCTGGCCACACTGCTCGGGTTTGTCATTGGCGTGGCGCGGTTGTCGCCGAACTGGATGATCAACAAGCTGGCGACTGTGTATGTGGAAGTATTCCGCAACATTCCGCCGCTGCTGCAGATCCTGTTCTGGTACTTCGCGGTGTTCCTGACCATGCCGGGGCCGCGCAACAGCCATAACTTCGGCGATACCTTTTTTGTCAGCAGCCGTGGCCTGAACATGCCTGCGGCGCTGGCCGCTGACGGTTTCTGGCCGTTTGTAGCCAGTGTGGTGGTGGCGATTGTGGCTATCGTGCTGATGGCGCGCTGGGCCAACAAGCGTTTTGAAGCGACGGGCGTACCGTTCCACAAATTCTGGGCGGGCCTGGCGCTGTTTATCGTGATCCCGTCGTTGTGCGCGCTGATCTTCGGCGCGCCGCTGCACTGGGAGATGCCGCAGCTTAAAGGCTTCAACTTTGTCGGCGGCTGGGTATTGATCCCCGAACTGCTGGCACTGACCCTGGCACTGACTGTTTATACGGCAGCGTTTATCGCCGAGATCGTGCGTTCGGGCATCAAATCCGTCAGCCACGGCCAGACCGAAGCCGCGCGCTCCCTGGGCCTGCGCCCTGGGCCGACGTTGCGCAAGGTCATCATCCCGCAAGCCTTGCGGGTGATCATTCCGCCGCTGACCAGCCAATACCTGAACCTGGCGAAAAACTCGTCGCTGGCCGCCGGTATCGGTTACCCGGAAATGGTTTCGCTGTTTGCCGGCACGGTGCTCAACCAGACCGGCCAGGCGATCGAAGTCATTGCTATCACCATGAGCGTGTACCTGGCGATCAGCATCAGCATTTCCCTGCTGATGAACTGGTACAACAAGCGCATTGCGCTGATCGAGCGGTGA
- the rhlB gene encoding ATP-dependent RNA helicase RhlB, whose protein sequence is MTVLKALKKMFGKSEAEPLAPVPSAPVPPTGSRNNGKQPVRPAPVAQPRVTAPEQAKPVEVAAAPVAPKPRREHAPKPAVIPWKLEDFVVEPQEGKTRFHDFNLAPELMHAIQDLGFPYCTPIQAQVLGFTLAGKDAIGRAQTGTGKTAAFLISIITQLLQTPPPKERYMGEPRALIIAPTRELVVQIAKDAADLTKYTGLNVMTFVGGMDFDKQLKHLEARHCDILVATPGRLLDFNQRGDVHLDMVEVMVLDEADRMLDMGFIPQVRQIIRQTPPKAERQTLLFSATFTEDVMNLAKQWTTDPSIVEIEALHVASENVEQHIYAVAGADKYKLLYNLINDNGWERVMVFANRKDEVRRIEERLVRDGVNAAQLSGDVPQHKRIKTLEGFREGKIRVLVATDVAGRGIHIDGISHVINFTLPEVPDDYVHRIGRTGRAGAAGVSISFAGEDDSYQLPSIETLLGRKISCETPPTHLLRAVERKRPQV, encoded by the coding sequence ATGACCGTGCTCAAAGCACTCAAGAAGATGTTCGGCAAAAGCGAGGCTGAGCCGCTCGCGCCAGTGCCCAGTGCTCCCGTCCCGCCAACCGGCAGCCGCAATAACGGCAAACAGCCCGTCCGGCCGGCACCTGTTGCCCAGCCGAGGGTGACAGCGCCTGAGCAGGCAAAACCGGTTGAGGTCGCCGCCGCGCCAGTCGCGCCAAAGCCGCGCCGCGAACACGCCCCAAAGCCGGCCGTGATCCCGTGGAAACTCGAAGACTTCGTCGTCGAGCCCCAGGAAGGCAAGACCCGCTTCCACGACTTCAACCTGGCCCCGGAACTGATGCACGCCATCCAGGACCTGGGTTTTCCGTACTGCACGCCGATCCAGGCGCAGGTGCTGGGCTTCACCCTGGCGGGCAAGGACGCCATCGGCCGCGCCCAGACCGGCACTGGCAAGACTGCCGCGTTCCTGATCTCGATCATCACTCAGTTGCTGCAGACGCCGCCGCCCAAAGAACGCTACATGGGTGAACCGCGCGCGCTGATCATCGCCCCGACCCGGGAGCTGGTGGTGCAGATCGCCAAGGACGCCGCCGATCTGACCAAGTACACCGGCCTCAACGTGATGACCTTCGTTGGCGGCATGGACTTCGACAAGCAGCTCAAGCACCTCGAAGCCCGCCACTGCGACATCCTGGTCGCCACCCCGGGCCGCCTGCTGGACTTCAACCAGCGCGGCGACGTGCACCTGGACATGGTCGAAGTGATGGTGCTGGACGAAGCCGACCGCATGCTCGACATGGGTTTCATCCCGCAAGTGCGCCAGATCATTCGCCAGACCCCGCCGAAAGCCGAGCGCCAGACCCTGCTGTTCTCCGCCACCTTCACCGAAGACGTGATGAACCTGGCCAAGCAATGGACCACCGACCCGTCCATCGTCGAGATCGAAGCGCTCCACGTCGCCAGCGAAAACGTCGAGCAGCACATCTACGCCGTGGCCGGTGCCGACAAGTACAAGCTGCTCTACAACCTGATCAACGACAACGGTTGGGAACGCGTGATGGTGTTCGCCAACCGCAAGGACGAAGTGCGCCGCATCGAAGAGCGCCTGGTGCGCGACGGCGTGAACGCCGCGCAACTGTCCGGCGACGTGCCGCAGCACAAGCGCATCAAGACCCTGGAAGGTTTCCGCGAAGGCAAGATCCGCGTGCTGGTGGCCACCGACGTGGCCGGGCGTGGGATCCACATCGACGGCATCAGCCACGTGATCAACTTCACCCTGCCGGAAGTGCCCGACGACTACGTGCACCGCATTGGCCGTACGGGTCGCGCAGGCGCGGCGGGTGTGTCGATCAGTTTTGCCGGGGAGGATGACTCGTATCAGTTGCCGTCGATCGAGACGTTGCTGGGGCGCAAGATCAGTTGTGAGACGCCACCGACGCATTTGTTGCGGGCCGTGGAGCGCAAACGCCCTCAAGTCTGA
- the moaE gene encoding molybdopterin synthase catalytic subunit MoaE, with protein MAIRVQVEAFDPGAEVNAMHAANVGVGAVVGFVGYVRDFNDGLDVAGMFLEHYPGMTEKALAKIAVEAEQRWPLLKLEVLHRIGALEPGEPIVFVAAASAHRQAAFDACAFVMDYLKTRAPFWKKEITSEGPRWVDGRDSDHAAADRWK; from the coding sequence ATGGCCATCCGTGTGCAGGTCGAAGCGTTTGATCCCGGTGCCGAAGTCAACGCGATGCACGCGGCCAACGTCGGCGTGGGCGCGGTGGTGGGTTTTGTCGGGTATGTGCGCGATTTCAACGATGGGCTGGATGTGGCGGGGATGTTCCTGGAGCATTATCCCGGCATGACAGAGAAAGCCTTGGCCAAGATCGCCGTGGAAGCCGAGCAGCGTTGGCCGCTGCTCAAGCTGGAAGTGCTGCACCGCATTGGCGCACTGGAGCCGGGTGAGCCGATTGTTTTCGTTGCAGCTGCCAGTGCCCATCGGCAGGCGGCGTTTGATGCCTGTGCGTTTGTGATGGACTATCTGAAGACGCGGGCGCCGTTTTGGAAAAAGGAAATTACCAGTGAGGGGCCGCGTTGGGTGGATGGGCGGGACAGCGACCACGCCGCTGCTGACCGCTGGAAGTAG
- a CDS encoding amino acid ABC transporter substrate-binding protein has protein sequence MKVLKSTLAIVSAAAVLGVSGFAQAGATLDAVQKKGFVQCGVSDGLPGFSVPDASGKILGIDADVCRAVAAAVFGDATKVKFSQLNAKERFTALQSGEVDILSRNTTMTSSRDAGMGLKFPGFITYYDGIGFLVNNKLGVKSAKELDGATICIQAGTTTELNVSDYFRGNNLKYTPITFDTSDESAKSLESGRCDVLTSDKSQLFAQRSKLAAPKDYVVLPETISKEPLGPVVRNGDDEWLAIVRWVGYAMLNAEEAGITSKNVEAEAKSTKNPDVARLLGADGEYGKDLKVKKDWVVQIVKQVGNYGEVFERNLGKSTPLEIDRGLNALWNNGGIQYAPPVR, from the coding sequence ATGAAGGTATTGAAATCCACCCTGGCCATCGTTTCCGCGGCGGCTGTACTGGGTGTCAGTGGTTTCGCCCAAGCGGGCGCCACGCTGGACGCCGTGCAGAAGAAAGGCTTTGTGCAATGTGGCGTGAGTGACGGTTTGCCGGGTTTCTCGGTACCGGATGCCAGCGGCAAGATCCTGGGGATCGACGCTGACGTGTGCCGCGCTGTGGCCGCTGCCGTTTTCGGCGACGCGACCAAGGTCAAATTCAGCCAGTTGAATGCCAAGGAGCGTTTCACCGCGCTTCAATCCGGCGAAGTCGACATTCTGTCGCGCAACACCACCATGACCAGCTCCCGCGATGCCGGCATGGGCCTTAAATTCCCAGGCTTCATCACTTACTACGACGGCATCGGCTTCCTGGTAAACAACAAGCTGGGCGTTAAAAGTGCCAAGGAACTGGACGGTGCAACCATCTGCATCCAGGCCGGTACCACCACTGAGCTGAACGTTTCCGACTACTTCCGCGGCAACAACCTCAAATACACCCCGATCACCTTCGATACCTCCGACGAAAGCGCCAAGTCGCTGGAATCCGGGCGTTGCGACGTACTGACTTCCGACAAGTCCCAGCTGTTCGCCCAGCGCAGCAAGCTGGCCGCGCCGAAAGACTACGTCGTCTTGCCGGAAACCATTTCCAAGGAACCACTGGGCCCGGTCGTGCGTAACGGCGACGACGAGTGGCTGGCCATCGTGCGCTGGGTCGGCTACGCCATGCTCAACGCTGAAGAGGCCGGTATCACTTCGAAAAACGTTGAAGCTGAAGCCAAGTCCACCAAGAACCCGGACGTTGCCCGTCTGCTCGGTGCTGACGGCGAATACGGCAAAGACCTGAAAGTGAAGAAAGACTGGGTCGTACAGATCGTTAAGCAAGTGGGTAACTACGGCGAAGTGTTCGAGCGCAACCTGGGCAAGAGCACCCCGCTGGAAATCGACCGTGGCCTGAACGCGCTGTGGAACAACGGCGGCATTCAATACGCACCCCCTGTGCGCTGA